A window of Hemiscyllium ocellatum isolate sHemOce1 chromosome 35, sHemOce1.pat.X.cur, whole genome shotgun sequence genomic DNA:
GGAGGTGTGGTTGGGGGTCAGGGTCACTGGATCTAaagcattaattctgctttctctctccacagatgctgcaggccatgatgagattctccagcaatttctattttgttctCTGTCTGGTCTAGAGTATCTGTCTTTCATCCTCCTCTTGCTCTCGTGTGCTCTCTCGCTCATacactctttctttcttttacatCTCCGGGTCATTTTCACTCTCACTCCTGTTCTCGCTCTCACTCATTTCTCTTGCTCATGCTTTCCCTCTTGTGAATTTCTCtctaacactgtttctctcacactcatGCTTCTCACTGTCTTGCACACTGTCTCACACTCGCATTTCTCACTCTCTtgtttcttgctctctctctttcactctgatAATGAGCAGTTTCTAATGCCTCTCTTTCCATTTACAGCTTCTGATGAAAGGACATCCTCAGACAGTTCTGCCATTTCCTGAGGTATGAATATTGTTGGTCGATGTTGTGAGTAGATCATTCTAATTGGGATatagaacaacctcaattatccgaacgagatgggcgggaagtaagtgatttggataactgattgtttttGATCAggtcagttatccgaacaatcaaaGCATTGAcaagaccttgagatcttgtttgaataatctgaaattcagacaattgatgtttggataaccgaGGTTATTCGATATTGGAGATGGTCTTCGCATTATGATCTGGAGGGTGGACACTGAgctcagactctctctccctccctgtgtgatCACTAAAGACCAGCTCATGCAGTTTGACACTAAGCTTTCAGACTGTCCTTCTGCAGTTGGCCGACCTTCTCCTGGTCTCAGCCTCAAGGTATTGTCAagaggagggatttgggctaTAAAACCATCTGGAAACCTGACATCCTTGATGGGGCCTCCTGTCATCTGATTGACGCCTTTAAAGGAGTCAATGCTCCTAGAGTTCTCGCTGTAGTTTGTTTCTGGAGTTCAGTTTTGCTCTCCCAGGATTCTGAATTACTGCGGTATGGTGGATGTGGTCTAGATCTGATGGAGGCTTCCGAGCAGGTCAGTAGACCAGACCGTATGGAGATAGAGGAGAACTGTTTTGACTGGCGGTGTGTGTCGGACTCGAATGTCAGTGTAGTTAAATTCAGACCTATTGAGGGTGAAACTAGGAAACACTTCCACACATACAGAGTGGGAAATGGTTagaactctctctttctcagaagGTAATTGATGTAAAATGAACTTCAGTGAATTAAAATCTATAAAACTCAAAATTAAGAGACAAATGGAAGATACATAAATGGATTGAGGCAACACACCAGCAAAGATCTGATTGAATAGTGCAATGGgattgaggggctaaatggcctcctcaaCTTCCATGTTCCTGTGGGTTTTGCTGGTCTTTAGGGAGTGGGTCTGAGGGGTTTTACTGATGTTTGGGGAATGGAGCTTTTGTGTTTCACTGCTGGTGTTTATGGGAGATGCTGTATGATCTGCTGGTTTTTCTGTGCTTTCtaacagagtttttttttctcttctccatGGTCCTCCAATGTCCTTGCTGGAAACCAGGTTTCCATTGCTGGAATTGATCTTCTAATTTGTTCATCCTCAATTTCAGGAGTGATTTGAATTGTCAGTCTGGCTTAGTGAAATGTTTACATTTTGTTAATGATAGATTATTGAAATCCCTCTGTGGCAGATGTTGAAATGGGAATTCAGTCAAATTTAAAATGAAGAGACagcttaatggtgaccatgtaaccattattGTTTGTTgttaaaagccatctggttcactaatgcccttccaGGATAGAAATTATTACAGACTGGTCTACATGTCACTACGCAAcgagttaactcttaactgccctctggacaacaGGCATTGCCGGTGATGGCCAAATCTCAGGAAACAActtttaatgtttgacagtgtggTTATTTTTCCTGAGCAAAAACTTCATCTCCACAGCACAACACCCATTGGTCATGCCACATGCACAATACTGCCAGTCAGTTCAGCACATACACATGATCTTAATCAGCCATTCATCAGTGGGATCATCCCAGACCTCAATTTGAATTTTCCTGCACCTTAAATACTGAGTGAAGCCTTTTCTATGAGCTTGTTACACAGCAATATCTCTGGATACTGATGGAAGACAACATTAGCGTAAGGTAATGTCATGAATACATGTCATGCATCCACCTGTTTCCCATGCCATGCTGTAGTCTCACACTTTCTGTTTCCATGTTCACACTCCTATCAATTTATAACCTTCCTCGTGCAAAGCCTCAATAGAGCTGCGTACTCATGGTCTGCATTCCAGCTTCCTGTCTTGGGTTCAAGGCTGCACTAttttctgtcccactctctccaacTCTGAGATTTCGCTGAGGTGTTTattgagtcatcgagtcatacagaacagaaacgaCCCAAACAATCTatgttcccaaagtaaactagtcccacctggctaTGCCACGTCTATATCACTACAAACATTTATTATTtgtgtactcatccaaatataaATGGTGTAAATATaccatgtccaccacttcctctggacattcattccaaacacaaaccattctcagtgtaaaaatgttgcctctcatgtAGGTTtaaattctttctcctctcaccttaaaaatatggtccATGGTCTGGAAATTCATCCTCCCTCCACACgcggacacgtacacacacacctcctcatacagaccctctctcatacacatgctgtctctcatacacacatagtCCCCCCATACTCACATCCACACATGTGCCCTCTCACAGGATTATACtgttacactcacacacacactgccaagCACACACACATGTAAACGCAAACTCACttgcactcactcacatacatgtgtatacacacacacacacacacacacacacacacggctatcaggtgaatttgcatttgcagaattgttttGGCAGACATGTTGTATACTTTTGGGGCAAAATATAATCTGCAGGCAGTCGATCCATATCACCtaaagttatctcgagaatgtgactacAAAGAAATTCTGGCATtttcatattaatgaatcaaaacctatAACCCAcgctg
This region includes:
- the LOC132832888 gene encoding RLA class I histocompatibility antigen, alpha chain 11/11-like is translated as MGPESGDEAEVECIEWLRKYLEYGQRELRVVAPIVSFIRLGDSNRLSCLVTGFYPRAIEVTLWRDGVLIDESLSTGILPNHDRTYQIRKWIEFDPEDQAEYSCQVERSGLEEKLVVIYDAAGHDEILQQFLFCSLSGLEYLSFILLLLSCALSLIHSFFLLHLRVIFTLTPVLALTHFSCSCFPSCEFLSNTVSLTLMLLTVLHTVSHSHFSLSCFLLSLFHSDNEQFLMPLFPFTASDERTSSDSSAIS